Proteins encoded by one window of Streptomyces sp. NBC_01477:
- a CDS encoding STAS domain-containing protein — translation MSSHESGPVPTPVVEARGDLDAETLGPLAAELEDAAAGHSAVVLDARGVTFGDSSFLRLVMIFHQRTDLRIAAPGPAVTRLFELVRVDTVLRLYPSVEAALGAPPAA, via the coding sequence ATGTCATCACACGAGAGCGGCCCGGTGCCGACACCGGTCGTCGAGGCCAGGGGAGACCTCGACGCCGAAACGCTCGGCCCCCTCGCCGCCGAACTCGAGGACGCCGCGGCCGGGCACAGCGCGGTGGTCCTGGACGCCCGCGGCGTCACCTTCGGCGACTCCTCGTTCCTGCGGCTGGTGATGATCTTCCACCAGAGGACGGACCTGCGGATCGCCGCCCCCGGACCCGCCGTGACGCGGCTGTTCGAGCTGGTCAGGGTCGACACCGTGCTGCGGCTCTACCCGAGCGTCGAGGCCGCGCTCGGCGCGCCCCCCGCGGCCTGA
- a CDS encoding ATP-binding protein — MSEVYGRESGTIARARMCMAAFLDGVRARTGVAIPRHVTDAAQLVVSELVTNAAKHTSGPYGLDLEFAGHGVEITVWDSSPEPPVAMSPDPQRIGRHGLEIVSALTEAVSSTTTDRGKSVTVLLRLPVADPA, encoded by the coding sequence ATGAGTGAGGTCTACGGTCGTGAATCGGGCACGATCGCGCGCGCACGCATGTGCATGGCGGCCTTCCTCGACGGCGTCCGCGCGCGGACCGGGGTCGCGATCCCGCGGCATGTCACCGACGCCGCCCAGCTGGTGGTCAGCGAACTCGTCACGAACGCCGCCAAGCACACGTCGGGCCCCTACGGCCTGGACCTGGAGTTCGCCGGCCACGGGGTGGAGATCACCGTGTGGGACAGCTCCCCCGAGCCGCCGGTCGCGATGAGCCCCGATCCGCAGCGCATCGGGCGGCACGGGCTGGAGATCGTCTCCGCGCTGACCGAGGCCGTCTCGTCCACGACGACCGACCGCGGCAAGTCCGTCACCGTCCTGCTGCGCCTGCCCGTGGCCGACCCGGCCTGA
- a CDS encoding ferritin-like domain-containing protein, which yields MADFLTDIETIRERARQEIGKGPVTDAYGADLPRVLQVLNEALATEIVCTLRYKRHYYTATGMYSEPVAAEFLEHAQEEEQHADKLATRIVQLGGEPDFNPDTLTGRSHAEYDASAGLVTMIEEDLVAERVAIASYTEIVKWLGDRDPTTRRVFEDLLAQEEEHADDLRGLLERLPAERRDG from the coding sequence GTGGCGGATTTCCTGACCGATATCGAGACCATCCGCGAGCGGGCCCGCCAGGAGATCGGCAAGGGGCCGGTGACCGACGCCTACGGGGCCGACCTCCCCCGGGTGCTCCAGGTCCTCAACGAGGCGCTGGCCACCGAGATCGTCTGCACCCTGCGCTACAAGCGCCACTACTACACGGCGACGGGGATGTACTCCGAACCGGTCGCCGCGGAATTCCTGGAGCACGCGCAGGAGGAGGAGCAGCACGCCGACAAGCTGGCCACCCGCATCGTGCAGCTCGGCGGGGAGCCGGACTTCAACCCCGACACGCTGACCGGGCGCTCCCACGCGGAGTACGACGCGAGCGCCGGTCTGGTGACGATGATCGAGGAGGACCTGGTGGCCGAACGGGTCGCCATCGCCTCGTACACCGAGATCGTCAAGTGGCTCGGCGACCGCGACCCCACCACGCGGCGGGTCTTCGAGGACCTGCTCGCACAGGAGGAGGAGCACGCGGACGACCTGCGCGGGCTGCTGGAGCGCCTGCCCGCGGAGCGCCGCGACGGCTGA